In Mastomys coucha isolate ucsf_1 unplaced genomic scaffold, UCSF_Mcou_1 pScaffold20, whole genome shotgun sequence, one DNA window encodes the following:
- the Clec7a gene encoding C-type lectin domain family 7 member A isoform X2 has translation MKYHSHIENLDEDGYTQLDFSTRDIHKRPVRSEKGSGAPPSPWRPIAVALGILCLVAVVIAAVLGALGVFSRPCLPNWIMHGKSCYLFSFSGNSWYGSKRHCSQLGAQLLKIDNAEEFEFIESQTSSHHVHSFWIGLSRNQSEGPWFWEDRSAFTPNLFQVRNTAPQESLLHNCVWIHGSEFYNQICNTSSFSICEKEL, from the exons ATGAAATATCACTCTCATATAGAGAATCTGGATGAAGATGGATATACTCAATTAGACTTCAGCACACGAGACATCCATAAAAGGCCAGTGAGATCAGAGAAAg GAAGCGGGGCTCCACCTTCTCCTTGGCGGCCCATTGCAGTGGCTTTAGGCATCTTGTGCTTGGTGGCAGTAGTGATTGCTGCAGTGCTGGGTGCCCTAG GAGTTTTTTCTCGGCCTTGCCTTCCTAATTGGATCATGCATGGGAAGAGCTGTTATCTATTTAGCTTCTCAGGAAATTCCTGGTATGGAAGTAAGAGACACTGCTCCCAGCTAGGTGCTCAGCTACTGAAGATAGACAACGCAGAGGAATTT GAGTTCATTGAAAGCCAAACATCTTCTCACCACGTTCACTCATTTTGGATAGGCCTTTCCCGAAATCAGAGTGAAGGGCCGTGGTTCTGGGAGGATAGATCAGCATTCACCCCCAACTT GTTTCAAGTCAGAAATACAGCTCCTCAAGAAAGCTTACTGCACAATTGTGTATGGATTCACGGGTCAGAGTTCTACAACCAAATCTGTAATACTTCCTCATTCAGTATCTGTGAGAAGGAGCTGTAA
- the Clec7a gene encoding C-type lectin domain family 7 member A isoform X1, protein MKYHSHIENLDEDGYTQLDFSTRDIHKRPVRSEKGSGAPPSPWRPIAVALGILCLVAVVIAAVLGALAFWRFNSGRNPEEKDNFPSRNKENHTPTESSLDEKVAPSKASPTTGVFSRPCLPNWIMHGKSCYLFSFSGNSWYGSKRHCSQLGAQLLKIDNAEEFEFIESQTSSHHVHSFWIGLSRNQSEGPWFWEDRSAFTPNLFQVRNTAPQESLLHNCVWIHGSEFYNQICNTSSFSICEKEL, encoded by the exons ATGAAATATCACTCTCATATAGAGAATCTGGATGAAGATGGATATACTCAATTAGACTTCAGCACACGAGACATCCATAAAAGGCCAGTGAGATCAGAGAAAg GAAGCGGGGCTCCACCTTCTCCTTGGCGGCCCATTGCAGTGGCTTTAGGCATCTTGTGCTTGGTGGCAGTAGTGATTGCTGCAGTGCTGGGTGCCCTAG CATTTTGGAGATTCAATTCAGGGAGAAATCCAGAGGAGAAAGACAACTTCCCATCAAGAAATAAAGAGAACCACACACCCACAGAATCATCTTTAGATGAGAAGGTGGCTCCCTCCAAGGCATCCCCAACTACAG GAGTTTTTTCTCGGCCTTGCCTTCCTAATTGGATCATGCATGGGAAGAGCTGTTATCTATTTAGCTTCTCAGGAAATTCCTGGTATGGAAGTAAGAGACACTGCTCCCAGCTAGGTGCTCAGCTACTGAAGATAGACAACGCAGAGGAATTT GAGTTCATTGAAAGCCAAACATCTTCTCACCACGTTCACTCATTTTGGATAGGCCTTTCCCGAAATCAGAGTGAAGGGCCGTGGTTCTGGGAGGATAGATCAGCATTCACCCCCAACTT GTTTCAAGTCAGAAATACAGCTCCTCAAGAAAGCTTACTGCACAATTGTGTATGGATTCACGGGTCAGAGTTCTACAACCAAATCTGTAATACTTCCTCATTCAGTATCTGTGAGAAGGAGCTGTAA